One genomic segment of Garra rufa chromosome 13, GarRuf1.0, whole genome shotgun sequence includes these proteins:
- the opn8b gene encoding opsin 8, group member b — protein sequence MFLTPDSIGLSSIASCSTGISRRVAYISSNFFQIATTHVERGSFWELTSSLPAEVRILVVHMDIYSSKLSPAVDYGVGAFLLLIAVLSIVGNVMVLVMAYKRSNHMKPPELLSVNLAVTDLGAAVTMYPLAVAAAWNHHWIGGDVTCVYYGLMGFFFGAASMMTLTIMAIVRFAVSLTLQSPKEKISKRNAKILVATTWLYALLWALFPLIGWGKYGPEPFGLSCTLAWRDMKEQSQSFVITIFIMNLVLPAIIIISCYSAIALKLYITYKSMDDSNHIPNMIKMQRRLMVIAVLISIGFVGCWAPYGIVSLWSIYRPSDSIPPEVSMLPCLFAKSSTVYNPFIYYIFSKTFKREVNQLGRLCGRSNICHTSDAKNCPENTIYLVRDANKSKPGAEEQTIEKSRENETQLNQ from the exons ATGTTTCTGACACCTGACAGCATTGGTTTATCATCTATAGCTTCTTGTTCCACTGGAATTTCGCGGCGCGTAGCCTACATTTCCTCTAACTTTTTCCAAATCGCAACGACCCATGTCGAGCGCGGTTCTTTCTGGGAATTAACATCTTCTCTTCCCGCTGAAGTGCGCATCTTAGTTGTCCACATGGATATTTATTCCTCCAAACTATCACCCGCTGTGGATTATGGAGTTGGTGCGTTCCTGCTGCTCATTG CAGTTCTTTCCATTGTGGGCAATGTGATGGTTCTTGTGATGGCATACAAGCGGTCAAACCACATGAAGCCCCCTGAGCTTCTGAGTGTGAATCTGGCTGTAACAGATCTGGGAGCAGCCGTCACCATGTATCCGCTGGCTGTAGCCGCAGCATGGAACCACCACTGGATAGGAGGAGACGTCACCTGTGTGTACTATGGCCTGATGGGATTTTTCTTTGGAGCAGCTAGCATGATGACCCTGACAATTATGGCTATTGTTCGCTTTGCCGTGTCTTTAACGCTCCAGTCACCCA AAGAGAAAATCAGCAAAAGGAACGCAAAGATCCTAGTTGCGACCACATGGCTCTATGCACTTCTCTGGGCTCTTTTTCCTTTGATTGGCTGGGGAAAATATGGGCCGGAGCCCTTCGGCCTGTCTTGCACTCTGGCCTGGAGAGACATGAAGGAGCAGAGCCAGTCTTTTGTCATCACCATCTTCATCATGAACCTAGTCCTCCCGGCCATCATCATCATCTCGTGCTACTCTGCTATCGCTCTGAAACTATACATCACCTACAAATCTATGGATGACAGCAACCACATACCCAACATGATAAAGATGCAGCGGCGACTCATGGTG ATCGCCGTGTTGATCAGCATTGGGTTTGTTGGCTGCTGGGCGCCGTACGGCATCGTCAGCCTGTGGTCCATCTACCGACCCAGCGATTCAATCCCTCCTGAGGTCAGCATGTTACCTTGTTTGTTCGCCAAGTCATCCACTGTATACAACCCGTTCATCTATTATATCTTCAGCAAGACCTTTAAACGAGAAGTCAACCAGTTGGGCCGCCTCTGTGGGAGATCCAACATCTGCCACACATCTGATGCCAAAAACTGCCCAGAGAATACCATCTACCTGGTGCGCGATGCAAACAAGTCAAAACCTGGAGCAGAGGAGCAAACAATAGAGAAGAGCAGAGAGAATGAGACTCAACTGAATCAGTAG